One genomic window of Arachis stenosperma cultivar V10309 chromosome 10, arast.V10309.gnm1.PFL2, whole genome shotgun sequence includes the following:
- the LOC130957899 gene encoding probable pectinesterase 68 translates to MACLSLQLLLLCFTTLTIHATKVTCAEPYHHRSTLRTLSSSSSTKSSSNHRRNHTWVGPIGQRVITVDVNGGGQFRSVQAAVNAVPDNNRMNILIQISPGYYIEKVVVPVTKPYITFEGAGKEVTVIEWHDRASDPGPNGQQLRTYRTASVTVFANYFSARNISFKNTAPAPMPGMHGWQAAAFRISGDKAYFSGCGFYGAQDTLCDDAGRHYFKDCYIEGSIDFIFGNGRSMYKDCQLHSIATRFGSIAAHDRKQEEEKTGFAFVRCRVTGTGPLYVGRAMGQYSRIVYSYTYFDDIVAHGGWDDWDHANNKNKTVFFGVYKCWGPGAEAVRGVSWAKELDFESAHPFLVKSFVNGRHWIAPSDA, encoded by the exons ATGGCTTGTCTCTCGCTGCAACTGCTGCTTTTGTGTTTCACCACTCTCACAATTCATGCGACAAAGGTGACATGTGCAGAACCCTACCATCACCGTAGCACCCTTAGAAcattgtcttcttcttcttctaccaaaTCCTCCTCCAATCATCGTCGGAACCACACTTGGGTGGGACCAATAGGTCAGCGCGTAATCACCGTTGACGTCAACGGCGGTGGACAGTTCCGGTCGGTGCAAGCTGCGGTGAATGCCGTCCCAGACAACAATAGAATGAACATACTGATCCAAATCAGCCCGGGATACTACAT AGAGAAGGTTGTTGTGCCCGTGACGAAGCCGTACATAACGTTTGAGGGAGCGGGAAAAGAAGTGACGGTGATAGAATGGCATGATAGGGCCAGCGACCCTGGTCCCAACGGACAGCAACTGCGTACTTACAGAACTGCTTCTGTCACTGTTTTCGCCAACTATTTCTCTGCTCGCAATATCAGCTTCAAG AACACAGCGCCAGCACCAATGCCGGGGATGCATGGCTGGCAAGCGGCGGCGTTTCGAATATCCGGTGACAAAGCATACTTCTCAGGCTGTGGATTCTACGGAGCACAAGACACTCTTTGCGACGACGCTGGCAGGCATTACTTCAAGGACTGCTATATCGAGGGTTCAATTGATTTCATATTTGGGAATGGCAGATCCATGTACAAG GATTGCCAGCTACACTCAATAGCAACGAGATTTGGTTCCATAGCAGCCCATGATAGGAaacaggaagaggagaagacgGGCTTTGCATTCGTGAGATGCAGGGTGACGGGCACAGGCCCGCTCTATGTGGGCAGAGCCATGGGCCAGTACTCCAGAATTGTCTACTCTTACACTTACTTCGATGACATTGTTGCTCATGGCGGCTGGGATGACTGGGACCATGCCAACAATAAGAACAA GACTGTGTTCTTTGGAGTGTACAAGTGTTGGGGGCCAGGAGCAGAGGCAGTACGTGGGGTATCATGGGCCAAAGAGTTAGATTTCGAATCTGCCCACCCATTTCTCGTCAAGAGCTTTGTCAATGGCAGACACTGGATTGCACCTTCTGATGCCTAG
- the LOC130956407 gene encoding 40S ribosomal protein S30-like → MKIAAASDRPTEWKQERTSSSQLTTMGKVHGSLARAGKVRGQTPKVAKQDKKKKPRGRAHKRMQYNRRFVTAVVGFGKKRGPNSSEK, encoded by the exons ATGAAGATTGCCGCAGCAAGTGACCGACCGACCGAGTGGAAGCAGGAGAGAACTTCATCGTCACAACTCACAACAATGG GTAAGGTTCATGGATCACTTGCACGTGCGGGAAAAGTGAGGGGTCAAACTCCCAAGGTTGCTAAACAggacaagaagaagaagccgCGTGGCCGTGCCCACAAGCGCATGCAGTACAATCGCCGATTCGTCACCGCCG TGGTTGGATTCGGCAAGAAGAGGGGTCCCAACTCGTCCGAGAAGTGA